The Acidobacteriota bacterium region AGTCCAACATGACCACCTTGCCGCGGTGCTGAATGATGTGCTTTGTTCCGGTGACGGTCCGGGTGGCGCCGGCGAACTGGAGGAAACTGCCCATGAGCCGCTCCTATGCAAAAATCGACCGACGCCATTATAGGGTCTTTCCCGCAGGCTTTCCACTTCCAACATCCGTCCGGCGTCCCGCCGGCCCGTGAAAAGCCGCGTGAATGCTTGACAATCTCCCGATGATTCTATATGTTACCGGATTGCTTGGGAGACCGATCAAGGAGACTCGCATGCGCCTGAGCCACTATTTCATGCCCACTCTGCGCGAGGTGCCCGCCGAGGCCGACGTGGTGAGCCACGTCCTGCTGCTGCGCGGCGGATTCATCCGCCAGCTGGCGGCGGGCGTCTACTCCCACCTGCCGCTGGCCCAGTGCGCCCTGCTCCGCATACGTCAGATCATCCGCGAGGAGATGAACCGGATCGGTGGCCAGGAGTTCCACCTCCCGGCCATCCACCCGGCGGAGGTCTGGCAGGCCACCGGCCGCTGGGAGGTCATGGGCGACAACATGTTCCGCCTCAAAGACCGCTGGGGCCGCGACATGTGCCTGGGCATGACCCACGAGGAGGTCTTCACCTCGATCGCCCGCAACGAGCTGCGCTCCTACCGGCAGCTCCCCCAGATCTGGTACCAGATCCAGACGAAGTTCCGCGACGAGCCGCGGCCCAAGTCGGGCCTGCTGCGGGTGCGCGAGTTCACCATGAAGGACTCCTACTCGTTCGATGTCGACCGGGACGGCCTGGACACGAGCTACCGCTTGCACTACCACGCCTATTGCCGCATCTATGCCCGCTGCGGGCTGGACTACTTCGCCGTGGAGGCCCACTCCGGCTCCATGGGCGGGAGCCAGTCCCACGAGTTTATGGTCCGCTCCGACGCCGGCGAGGATCTGGTGGCCCGCTGCGCGGCGTGCGGCTACGCGGCCAATCTGGAGAAGGCCACGAACCGGCTCGCCCCCGTCGCCGACACCGAGCCCGCCGGTCCCGAACCGGTGCGCGTGGCCACGCCCGGGCAGAAAACAATCGAGGAGATTTCGAACTTCCTCGGTGTGCCGGCGCAGAACCAGATCAAGACGCTGGTTTACATGGTCGACTCGCAACCCATGCTCATTCTGATGCGCGGCGACCACCAGCTCAACGAGGCCAAGCTCGAGGCCGCCACCGGAACCAGCCTGCTGCGACCCGCCACCGCCGAGGAGATCGTCGCCGCCATGGGCGCCGACGCCGGCAGCCTGGGCCCCGTGGGCGTGCAGCACCTCACCATCCTCGCCGACGAGGCGCTGCGCGGCCGGCGCAACATGACCACCGGCGCCAACGCCACCGACTTTCACATCCAGGGCGTCACGCCCGACGTGCACTTCACCGCGGCGTACCACGACCTGCGCACCGTCGCCGACGGCGATCTCTGCCCCGGGTGCGGCGCCGCCCTGGGCGTGTTCAAGTCCATCGAGGTGGGGCACATCTTCAAGCTGGGCACCAAGTACAGCG contains the following coding sequences:
- a CDS encoding proline--tRNA ligase; this translates as MRLSHYFMPTLREVPAEADVVSHVLLLRGGFIRQLAAGVYSHLPLAQCALLRIRQIIREEMNRIGGQEFHLPAIHPAEVWQATGRWEVMGDNMFRLKDRWGRDMCLGMTHEEVFTSIARNELRSYRQLPQIWYQIQTKFRDEPRPKSGLLRVREFTMKDSYSFDVDRDGLDTSYRLHYHAYCRIYARCGLDYFAVEAHSGSMGGSQSHEFMVRSDAGEDLVARCAACGYAANLEKATNRLAPVADTEPAGPEPVRVATPGQKTIEEISNFLGVPAQNQIKTLVYMVDSQPMLILMRGDHQLNEAKLEAATGTSLLRPATAEEIVAAMGADAGSLGPVGVQHLTILADEALRGRRNMTTGANATDFHIQGVTPDVHFTAAYHDLRTVADGDLCPGCGAALGVFKSIEVGHIFKLGTKYSDALGATVLNRDGQSVPIVMGSYGIGAERILSAAVEQCHDDKGIVFPATIAPFDVILVPVSMEDSRLVETADRFYAELRAAGLEVLYDDRPERPGVKFNDADLVGIPVRITLGTKKLAQGLAEVTVRREAKAVDCPVGEVTDRVTATLAALRAEIEARVRDIRPLQ